From Malus sylvestris chromosome 1, drMalSylv7.2, whole genome shotgun sequence:
tatgttcatttatcttcttcaattcattcgatccgacggccaaaaattaaaagggtatgtgaaaagtaaaaaatgatgtgtggatatcacacctctATCTAAAAATCCTTGGAATTTCTTAGTGTTTGACATAAATGGTAGAAAATGTGTTTCCTTTTTATGGAATTTCAAAATTGCTTTCAATGCGTCTTGATTGGAGATTTTCTTTAGCTTAAGATGAAATTTTGTTGTGGTAAGTGCGTGACGTTAACTGATTGAAACTTCGTAATTCATATGGTAGAGCTTTTACATTTGTATTTGTAGTTCGGTAATCGATTTTTTAAGGCTCGTAATTCAATTATAGTATTCATCATTCacgtataaaaataaataaataaacatgagTTTTGCACAAATATTTCTTAAATACGCAAGGCCGTAGACAATgggttttcattatttttactTGGGATTCTATATAAATActttcatttctttctttttctttgggaTATTTTGGCTCAACACTATTAAGTGATAAAGATGCTCACTGTCCTATTTATCATTattaaatgagtttaaattttaagaatTGTATAGTGGATAGACATCCAATCGTGATAAATAAGGTACCATTTCCTTTGTATGTTATTGCTCCTTTGCATTTTTGTGGAGATATATCCTTTTATACCGTTATACATTGTATATATATCCTATGGACGGATGCATAGTATTGTTTTTCTTTCCTCTTATTGTGTTTGTTACCATTCAAGTTCAGATTCCATTCTTAGAGGAATAAAATACATCGACATTGTATACATATGTATATTGTCACGtgtattgtttttattttaatttttgaaaggTAGTTGGGAAGTCTAATATGTATCATATGTTGGATTCTTGCATATTATACATGTTGATAGTGAATTCCATATCAAGGAAATGAGAGACCTTATATATGCTTATAAACCGTTGATGCACAAACCGATTTGACTTTGAAACAACGCAAAGTGTCAAGATGTGACCCTCTATAGGTTGCTTCTATTACCTAGTGATGATAGTATGTAAAGAGATAAGAGATAAATAaagcaaacacaaaatataCATGGTTCACCTTAAGTTTGATTACGTCCACCTTGATAGAGGAACTTTCATTAATAATGTAGAGTTTACATGATACAAGGGTTTAGACATAGTCATCATTTAGTGAGTAATAATAGATTAATTAAGTAGAATAATATCATCAGGGATCAATTGGGGGGAGAACAATCTTCTTTCATAGTCGAGGAGAGTCCCTTTTTTTCGTTAGCCGTCGATCTGGGACTAGAAGATTTATTCtagtgttgacatgtgtcggtTTGTGATTGGTCTCATGGTTGGAGAGAAATTCATGTGCTTTGGCATGGGTGCTTTAGCATGACCTCTTTAGTAGGTCTTCGAATTTATAAAGTTGACGGGTGCTCAGTAATTTCGAGATTGGTGAAGTATGATGTAAACATAAGTAATTAGGCTACTCCATGTATTCTCATTacttttatggtggaacctcaattttcttcatggTGTTAGAGCATATTGTTCTATGTGTAAAGCCCAATAGTGACACATGCTCCGCGTCACCCTGTTTGTGTTGTTCACGTTCACGTATAAGGTTTGAAAATTCGTCATAGGTGAGGGAACATGTTGATAGTGAATCTCACATCGAGGAAAAGAGGAACCTTGCATATGCTTATACGTAATTGGGCTACTCTCCATATAGTCAATTAGTTTGACAGTAAAACCCCAATTTTCTTAATATATTCACTTTAAccgtttaaaattaaaaatttagctAATCCAGTATGATTATATAGGGATCTATATATATGATGATCAAGACTTGAAATATTAAGCAAAGCAAAACCGGTTAACTATTTGATTGTGATAATGTGATATCGTTTGTCaaacaagaaaaattatttgattGTGATAATGTGATCATCATACTTGAAAGTTTGGTGGAGTGGTTACAAGGGTGACCCATAAATATATCACTActttatgtttaattatttttattggatgatttcaaaattataaaaataaaaaaggggagaacaaattgcaagaaaattaccaaaaaaggaaaaggagaagTTCATGAATGTCGTAACATTTGTTTATTGTACTTATAAAAGTGGTattgattttataaaaaaaaaaatatatatatatatatatatatttatataaggattgtgctattcacacatattttttttatattttacacTTCCCTCTCAAGATTCGGGCCTCAGATCAAGTGagttgaaaatgaaaaatgacagaaattaacagtGGTGTATGGGATAAAAACAAGGGTATAAATGACACCGTCTTTGTACAATTATATTTAACTACAATAGGTATATGTGGTGTGGATGTGAAAAGTCAAAAAAGTATGCTTAATTATTCGAGTAAGAGGAGATGGCATCTTCACCTAAAGCATATGAGTGCTATGATCTATCCAACCTAAAGCTTTTTACATATGACATGATTTTAGATCCAAGGTCTATTTCAAGGTTGGAGAATGTTGAAAAAGATGATATGGATCACAAACTGCATTTGAATTACAGATACCAAGTTTCTGCATTTATTCATTTTGTCTTtgcatcataaaaaaaaaatatgaggttTCATTTTCAAAGGGTTTTAAGATAGAATTATGTTTTGATGTCGAAAGCAGAGCAGTAAATGCTGTTGAAACTCAATCAAttgacaaatatcaaatcattatttttaattttaatcaatgaGACACGTGTGcatttgttatttgtttttcaGCAATACTTGCTATTCTTCTTTCAGCAGCGAAACATGATTCTTTAAGATATACTACTATATTAGTTTTGGATTTTTCTAGACTAGTAGAACGTCTCAATGCATTCTGGTTCAaacactttcctatctttttAGGCTAGCGTTGGGTACAAATATTGTTTGTAATCAAATCCCGCCAATAATGTGGCATAAAcaatttattaatattataacaCGTTGATTGATGAATCAATTATATGATGCAACACCAGCATAGTAAATGGGATACAAACATAAATCCAAGAATCAGTAAGCTGGAATCCATCAGGTTATAGAGAAAACATAAaggtttatttgtttgttttagttCATGAATGTTAATTACAATAGCAGCCATAAGGCTTAAATAGACTTCACTCGACCCTTGGGAAAGTCAGGGGAGTCTCAGAGTATGTAAAAAAAGTAAATCGAACATAAAatgaaaagttttatttttattacaaactttcaaaGGCAGTTTTGAAAGTCTAAACGACCTCAGATGACTTTAATCCATCATACATTATGGCAAAGTCGTGTGTTGAACTGGAACTCTATACTCCTTTCAGAATGCCAAATCTGTAAATTCCCACCACACTCTTTTGTCTTCCTTTAGTTTATTTCGTTTTTAATCCACTCAATCATCTGTTCTACATCACTAAAACACGTGAACTAATAATATTATGTGACGATATTCCTATATTAACAACTTTTTCCAAACAACTATAAAAGAAGTATGTTCGTTGGTGGTAGCCTGGTAGGTTATTTTTCCCACAAAACAATATTAAAGTTTAGAAAATAGGAGTTCAAACTTGGAATCATAGGTCTTTACCAAcatttacataaaaaatataGAGAAAGTATTTTCAAGATTCCAATACATCACCCTTATAATTACTTCCCATTAGGCTAATAATTAGGTTTCAGTTAATTATTTTCTAACATTAATTTGTACACGAGTTTCACATTTATTGGGTGGAACCCAACCCCAATCGTATGGAATAAactttttgatgaatttaataATTGGAATACCTTTTACTGTACGTTATTCGGCTCCTGTAAATTGTTTTCTTAATATCTTCAAAACATTGAACCACTCCctatttttaacattaatgaTGTAggactaggtttttttttttttttatcaaaacggTTTCGTTTTAAAGTTAAGCAATAAAAAGTTGTTTAGTAAATTTAAAATATCTAATTTTTAATGATCTTTGGACATTAACTTTTAAAAACATCATGTAAGTTGTTTTTATAAGCtgctttataaaaaaatggagttgaagttttgatGAATATTTTCAACTCTTGTAATACCttcattaatttaaaaaatgacaTTATTTATCATTCTAACCACTCACAACTACAAAATCTAACCACTCACACCACCACTATTGTTGTCACCACCACTCATGCCATCTTTAAAATTTATCACGCTTTttcgttgtttttttttatactcacaacacttttaaaaatGCATTTTATTAACAGCTCAACTGCTTTGTTTTACAGCggattattttaaaagcacaacaTAAGCAGTTTTAAAAAACAAGCACAACAATCCCAAATGGCCCTAAGTCAATTTTACTCACTGAATACTGGGATTTCAAACTAAGTCCCAAAATGAGTCATTCATAATAATTGGTTTTTGAACTTGCCATACAAATGAGTTAAGTTTGATACTTCCCACTTATACAGATATATAAATGTCGTTAGatcgtattttctatttttccaaACTTAGGAGGCCATAGTTCATATAGTCAATTTCTTCCGAACTTACTACTTTTGTAATTTGAGTATGTGAATTAAGTCAATTGGTTAGGAGAATGTGCTTGTCTCCTTACAGAAGAGCTTAAATTCTCTCCTGtcatatcaaaataatttaaaacattGAATTATCAAGAAAAAGATTAAGTATACTTTCTAACTATATTATAACGCTTGAATTAATAACATTACGTAATCGCGTAATTACTAGACAAAAAACAACATTAAGCTAACCCCACCAAATTGTACTGGATCACCAGCCCAAAAAGTCTGCAAATGGGTTGAGATGGAGCCCATTCAAGACCCCTCATATTTCGTCGGTTTTTGGAAAACTGGCCCACTTCTCAATTGATTACGCtcgttcttttttgttttgtttttttgatattttttgttgGTGTTGGGGTTTAAATGTTAATTTCGCGCGTCAAGTCTCCTGACGCCACCTGTGCTTCCGTGAACCCTGTTGCATGTAATAACCGTGCTACCGCGGGTTACTCGAACACGAGGgtagaattagggttttaagaGCTGCGAGAGGGTTTTGCTAGGGTTTAGAAAAAGTTCGGAGCTTCGCTGTGCGAGACAACAATTCAGGAACGATGGGATTTTGGGGTCAGTCTTCTTTcgggtttttaattatttaatttatttatgtttagTGCTGTAATTTTTCGCAATATTTCTTGAAATCGGAAGAAAATAGAGCGAAAATTCTGTGATTTCTCGGAAAACCGAAATGTTTGATGATCTGGGTAACTTTTTAAAATCCCCGTTTGGCTGCTGAGAAATCGCAgttagaaatttgaaatttggaattcGGTGTTAGGATGGAATTGGGATTGTTTGATTTCCAAGTATtatttttggttgaattttaaaTTGTAGGAATTGAGGTAAAACCAGGAAAATCGTACGAGCATCAATCGGATGAATTCGAAGGAAGGCTTCACATTTCTCAGGTAATTTTATTTAACCTCGGTTGCTCAAATTTGATAAGTAGTTTATTTCTTAATCTTTTGATTGTTTAGAGTACTCTGAATAATTTTTAGAAACCATCGAGAATTGGTGTGGTATGTTAGTGAACTTTCTTTTTAACTTTGTGTTGATAAATCAGGCGACTTTAGGCCTCGGTGAATCGAAGGGGAGGAGTATAGTTCAGTGTTCCATTGGAGATAAAAGTCCAATCTTTCTATGTTCCTTGTTACCAAATAAGAATGAATCTGTCCCCTTGGATCTTGATTTTGAGCCGATTGATGGTTTGGTGACCTTCTCGGTGATTGGAAAACAAAGTATCCACCTCTCTGGTTACCTTGTGGAGGAAGGCGAAGATGAAAGAGATGACTATGGATCGTAAGTGCTaattcattttactttttgtgagtttgttttggtaagatttttattgtttttaacgGTAATTTTTATTTCTCTACAACATTTTCAGGGATTCTTCCGGGGAGGATATTGCAGACACCGAGTCAGAGTCTTCAGAGTATGATACCGATGATGATAATGTTGGATTTATTGACGATGAAGATTTTGACATGTACCCGCCTTCACATGTTCCAAATAGTGGAGGTAAATTGGCCTATTGGATACCTATTGCTcacgttttatttatttatgatgaTTTGGCATAGATCTTTCATGAATTTCGCGACTGGTTTTGCGTATTAGATCTGATATTAGAGGAAGCATAAATATAGTTAATGTCCATGCCAAAAGTTTGATTAACTTCAAGATGTTAGGTACCAGATTTTAGTCTTCCCTAGTATTTTGGCGTACTCCAAAGTCCAAACCATAAATATGCTATTATTCGGCACtatgttatacttaattatGGTCTTTTTGTATGCATTGGGTTGTATTGCTCTGCTGGTAAATGCCGCTTtgatttattgatgattgtcACTATTTCAGCtgtgatttattcattatatgcTGTAATATAGTGCCTGACTCAATATTTTCTTTGGCTTAAATCTTAGTTGTAATTGAGGAGATAGAGGACGGTGAGAAACCTACTAATGGAAACAGTCAGTCCAAACGACAAGTGAAAAAGAATCAATCGAATGACTCTGAAAAGGACACAAATTCTCAGCAACAAATTGTTGTCAAGGAAAATGCTGGTGTCCCTGTTTTGGagagtgaagatgaagatggtttTCCAATATCCACTAAACAGAAAACCAACATTGAGAAGCATGAAGCAGCAACTGAACAGAAAGATAGCAAAATTACTAAGAAaaccaagaagaagaaagtgaaagATGGTGAAGCTGCTGGGTCCAAAAGGAAAGTCGAAGATGTTCAGCAAGATGGTCAGCCAGAAGGGTGAGTAATTGACCCATTTCACTGGTTAGATGTTTTCGGTTTTTAGGTGTGGTTTTATTTTTGAAGCCTTTAGTCGATAATCAACAATCGTTTAacaactttgtttttattttcttgttcaGTGGTGCACGCTAAATATTCagttttctaaattattgaagtgttttatgaaatgatgtcagggaaaagaaaaataagaagaagaaattgaaagagCAAGCTAAGGAGGGTAATGCTGATGACAATGAAAAGCAACCTGAGATTTTGAAGAGCCAAGAGCATGAGCAAAAGCTATCTAATAAGAAGTCAGTGAGATCTGCCGCATCATCTTTCCGTTATTTTACAGAGTACATTTATTGGCTTTATGAATTTTTTCTGTTCAAAACCCaagctttttttattatttattgataaattataaTTATATCTTATATGGCCaacttaatatatattttactaAGAATTCATGTCAGATTAGTAATTTGGAGCCAAGACGTTGAATAGTTGGCACGATAACACCCTCACTAATGGCTTGGATTTGCTATTCACTCTTATTTCTCATGTTTGTGCACACATTTGCTTTGTTGTTTTTGCATTGAGTAAAATAGCATGTTCATGCACAGGAGCTCTGACATTGAAAATAATTCTATTCCTGTTGAAAATCTCACCGaggggaaaaagaagaagaaaaagaacaagaaagccCAGGAGAGTGAAACAAAAACTGACATGGATGAAACTGTTGACAACATGGAAGATCAGAACGAACCTGGTTTGGAGCAAACCAGTGGCAAGCGATCTAAAGCGAAAACCTATCCAAATGGATTGGTTATCGAGGAGCTAGCTATGGGAAAACCTGATGGCAAGAAAGCTTCTTCGGGAAAAAAGGTAAGGTTTAGCCTTTCGGCATGTTTACATTTACCTTTTAAAGGATTCATGTTGCTAATATTTGTTGTTTTGCAGGTTAGTGTTCGCTACATTGGCAAGCTAAAGAATGGCAACATATTTGACTCCAACGTGGGAGGGCCACCTTTCAAATTCCGCTTAGGTACCATTAATGTCATTTAACAGCAATCAAGAAACAACTTAACTTCACCATGAGTGTGACCTCATTTTCCTTTGGTTGTGCAGGTCTAGGACAAGTTATACCAGGATGGGATGTCGGGGTTAACGGTAATTTTCTGAGCTGTTCAAATATTTCTTAAATCGGATCTTCAACTTTTACTAAGCAGTTGTTGCATCTTTTAATGCACATCTACCTTCCTCCAGGTATGCGTGTCGGGGATAAAAGAAGACTCACTATTCCACCAGAAATGGGGTATGTCACGATGGTAACTTTGTCTGCCCATGATAGTAACTCTTTCTCCATTTCGGCAAAGCTTAATAATGTGTTTCCTTTGGATGCAGTTATGGACATAAACGTGCCGGTAAAATACCACCGAACTCATGGCTTGTGTTTGATGTTGAGCTGCTCGGTGTCAATTGATTCAGCTGCGGAGATGCTCCGTCTGCTTCCAATTTTGAAGTTCTGCTCGGAAAACCAGTTTTGAAAAATGCAAATGTACTCTGTTTCGGTCTCGGAGAATTTTCGCCCCAAACCGTCGGTTTCCAACTTGGTCGCAACAGCATATACTTGTATGTCGATGTTGAAATTGTTTATAAGAGCATGTGTTGCGGCTGAGAACGTTTCTAGATTGTCTACCTACTTTTTTGGGTATCCATTTTGGTGTTAATCATGTACTTTTTTGGTATCCAATTTGGTTCTTTCTCCCTTCATTTGTCATAACAACCGAGTTTTGATTAAAACTTGAAATTAATACGTTTGGTCACATGGAATATTGTAGCAACGACCCTTTAACATGAATCCAATTGGTGTGTTGATCTTTCAACTAAAAATACGTTTGGTCAGAACTTTAGTCAAAACGAGTCATAGTGGAataatcattgctacaattggtttaaagttgaggaatcattgctccaattgggttaaaattgagGTATCAatgctacaattttctcatttggttttttATATTTGCCCCATGATTCAGCTTcgtaactcattttgacaaaaatctTGACGGGGttgataaaaagaaatataGTTGCACATTTTAATAAGTTAAGGAACCAATGCTTACAAACTTTTAGTCGAGGGACCATTCTCCAGTTTAGTTTAAGTTGagaatcattgctacaatttcctcaaaaatctaattgtgcacccaaaactttttatatttagaaagcaAAATAACCTTTTAGAGAGCGCACAATTAGATTCAGATTTTTGAAGCCCCAATAAtagttcccaaaaaaaaaaaaaaaaaaaaacctcttgaATTTTGAAGGGATTGAACAAGAGAGATGCAAACTAAGATTACGAAAAGGATTAAACTCTAATCTTAACAAGTTATCGAGATTTTGTCTTAATCCACAAAGCTTAAGTATTATTAGAGACATAACATGAACAAGCCCTCTGTACATTACATCACCAAAAATACAAGCTGAAACAGAAACAACTCTACAACTCTCTCATCAAAGGGTTCCTGATTTCCTCACCAAGATCTTATTAGTAACTAGGAACACTTGTTTATTTATGCCAAACTACACGCTTCGTAATATCGAAAACTACGAGGGCTTGTTTAACCACGGTTTTAAGATTCCAGCACTCGGATCAGTACGGTTCCACTGGGACCCTGAATTTTGCACCGGCATAGATTGCTGCGGATCCAAGCTCCTCCTCGATCCTAAGAAGCTGCAGAACACAAAAGGAAAGCGCAAACACGCGGTTAGAGAGGACTTAGATGCGATTAAATAAGCAAACGTGCGTATGAAGTTTTACCTGGTTGTATTTAGCAAGCCGCTCTGATCTGCACGGAGCTCCGGTCTTAATCTGTCCCTGTTTGACCAAAAAAGGATGCATGGATCACATCAGTTTATGCAACAGCCTTGATCCAAAACTTGGACAATACACTTTCAGTGTAATTCGAAGTCCCGAATTATAAGGTAACGAGGTAGAGAAGTTATCAATATGCATCAACAAGTAATGAAAGTAATAGCATCAAGGTAAGACCCCAACACTCACCGTTGACAGCCCAACAGCAAGGTCGGCAATGAAAGTATCCTCAGTTTCACCGCTggaaaattaaacaaacaaacaaaattagcAAAAGATGATGCGTGGCGTGTGCGTGAAATGGGAAATGAAAACAGTGAAGATGGGATACCTTCGGTGACTTGCCATGACACCCCAGCCAGCACGCTTTGACATTTTCACAGCTTCAATACTTTCGGTAACCGAACCAATTTGATTCACCTACACAAACATAAAAATAGAGTGTGCCATTACTACTCACTAATCATCCACAGGAATCTGTAAACTGTAACAATTCGGACAGTATACAGAGTAACAGCATCAGCGCTACACGAAAGGGGCAGGGAGTACTACCTTCAAAAGAAGGGCATTGCAGGACTTCTCATTGATTGCTTTCTTTACTCGCTGCAGCGGCATAATGAATAAAGAAACGTCAAGACATATTTTCTATCATTCATCACATAATTTGATAAATAGCAGTAATAATAGTAACGTCTGCTTGCCTTTGGATTTGTGACGAGAAGATCATCGCCGACAATTTGGACTTGCTCACCAATTTCAGCAGTCATCTTTGCATAGTGTTCCCAATCATCCTGGTCAAACGGATCTTCAATTGACACAATTGGATACTCAGCAACAAATGACTTGTAAACATTCTTCAGACTGTCTCCAGATATCTTTTGTGATCCATCATTTTTCTGCAGCAGATAAAACTACGCAGTTCAGCCATCTAACCATAAACCCATTAACTTCGTATACATATCCATATGTAGCCAGACGTATTCTGATTTAATTACCTCTTCCTTGAAGTTCAAGTCATAGGTCTTATCCTTGTTATCGTAGAATTCCGAGGCAGCAACATCCATCCCAATGACAACCTTTCCAGTATATCCAGCTTGAGCTATGGCCGTCTTTAGCAGTTCAAGACCCTCTTTGTTttcctattaaaaaaaacatcaaaagaatATAAGCATTGGGACAATAGAAAGTGCTGCTTCCAAACCAAAAAGATAACACGAAGCCACTGAAATTTATCTCGTCATGGAATATTTTAAGAGCATACAGACCTGAATATTGGGTGCAAAGCCACCTTCATCCCCAACATTCGTGGCATCTTGTCCGTACTTCTTCTTAATTACAGCCTGCAAGCGAAACCAAGTGAAACTTTAAGAGGCCTGAACAGGAGTCCCTCTCTTATGCAAAAACCGCAAAAGATAATGGCAATACCTTCAGGTGATGATATACTTCCACACCCATCTTCATCGCTTCCTTGAAACAAGATGCCCCAACAGGGAGGATCATGAATTCCTGTCATAGAAGAAATGGTAAGAATAACAATTGCAAGAGGTCCTAATTTCTCGAGAAAAATACTAACAGATAAATATTAACCTGCATTGCTAGTTTATTGCCTGCATGAGAACCTCCGTTAATGACATTAAATGCAGGTACGGGCAGCACCAAGGTCTTGTTTCCAGCAAGATTGGCTATATGCTGCAAAGTGTAAAGCAAAAGCaataacaagattatacctCAGACACGCCTTTAACTGAATAAAATGGCAGGGCACTCTCCCGAGAAACAAACCTTGTAAAGAGGGATCTTGTTCACAAGGGCACCGGCCTTGCAAACAGCTAGAGACACCGCC
This genomic window contains:
- the LOC126584251 gene encoding enolase, which produces MATIKLVKARQIFDSRGNPTVEVDVTLSDGTYARAAVPSGASTGIYEALELRDGGSNYLGKGVLKAVENVNSIIGPALIGKDPTEQTKIDNYMVQQLDGTVNEWGWCKQKLGANAILAVSLAVCKAGALVNKIPLYKHIANLAGNKTLVLPVPAFNVINGGSHAGNKLAMQEFMILPVGASCFKEAMKMGVEVYHHLKAVIKKKYGQDATNVGDEGGFAPNIQENKEGLELLKTAIAQAGYTGKVVIGMDVAASEFYDNKDKTYDLNFKEEKNDGSQKISGDSLKNVYKSFVAEYPIVSIEDPFDQDDWEHYAKMTAEIGEQVQIVGDDLLVTNPKRVKKAINEKSCNALLLKVNQIGSVTESIEAVKMSKRAGWGVMASHRSGETEDTFIADLAVGLSTGQIKTGAPCRSERLAKYNQLLRIEEELGSAAIYAGAKFRVPVEPY
- the LOC126583413 gene encoding peptidyl-prolyl cis-trans isomerase FKBP53-like, whose amino-acid sequence is MGFWGIEVKPGKSYEHQSDEFEGRLHISQATLGLGESKGRSIVQCSIGDKSPIFLCSLLPNKNESVPLDLDFEPIDGLVTFSVIGKQSIHLSGYLVEEGEDERDDYGSDSSGEDIADTESESSEYDTDDDNVGFIDDEDFDMYPPSHVPNSGVVIEEIEDGEKPTNGNSQSKRQVKKNQSNDSEKDTNSQQQIVVKENAGVPVLESEDEDGFPISTKQKTNIEKHEAATEQKDSKITKKTKKKKVKDGEAAGSKRKVEDVQQDGQPEGEKKNKKKKLKEQAKEGNADDNEKQPEILKSQEHEQKLSNKKSSDIENNSIPVENLTEGKKKKKKNKKAQESETKTDMDETVDNMEDQNEPGLEQTSGKRSKAKTYPNGLVIEELAMGKPDGKKASSGKKVSVRYIGKLKNGNIFDSNVGGPPFKFRLGLGQVIPGWDVGVNGMRVGDKRRLTIPPEMGYGHKRAGKIPPNSWLVFDVELLGVN